Part of the Anopheles coluzzii chromosome 3, AcolN3, whole genome shotgun sequence genome is shown below.
taataaaacaataagaAGTTAATaacatgaaacaaacacatcaacaaaaacaatcaactaAAAATGACTCCTCTGTCACCCCCCTCCGCTCTCTCCCAAACAGCTGCTCAACCGCCGCCCCGTCAGCCCCGCCAAGTGTGGCTGAACGCGCACGTACCGCATGCCGACTGGAAGCAGACGCTCGGCGACGGCAGCCCCTGCCTAACCGCCAAGGGCCATCTCGGCTTTTGCACCTCGTTCCGCAAGTGCTATCCCTACTTCAAGGTGCCCGATCTGAGCGTCTGGGAGTCGTGGGTGCTGGGCAACTACGACACCTGCAGCTACTTCAACGAGCagggccgccaagcgttcggTGTGTGCTGTACCAATCCCATCACACCGCTACCGATCGACTCTAACCCGGTGATCGAGGCCGCTCCAGGGGTGATGTTGCCCCCACCGGCCAGCACGGGGCTCGGCTCGGAACCCAACAAACCGcccaacaagaacaacaactaCCCGAGCTGGCCACCACCAATTCCGACCCATCCGCCCGACCACACGCCGGCCACCCATCCGCCCGCGTTCGGTGGCCCACCGGCACCGACCACCGTCTCGTCCGTCGTTGACCCTGCGGCGTCCGAACCGACCCAAAGGCCGACGACCACCTGGCCAACCCGACCCCGTCCACCGCAGGTTCCGAATCAACCGACGCCGGCGCCACCGGCCCAACCGATCGGCGTTTGGCCACCGCCCGTACCGACCCATCCGCCGCTGGAGATCTCCACCCTGCCACCCTCCTCGTCCGGCGTCGTCGTGAGCGATCCGTCCAATCTTGGCTGTGGCGTGAAAAATGGCAATCCGGTAAGTCGACGACAAACGATCGAAGATTTGTCACGGTTACATCGACGAATGACGCAATTGTGGCCAATTAATGCGTTCTTCGCGAAGGTAGAGAGAGATGGGGTGAGAGAAGGATTGGAATAATTTAGCTCACACAAACAAGCAGTGGGCGATAATGGTTCGACAATCAATCAATATTGCATCACTTGCTCGGGGTATTTTGGGGACAACGATCGTGCACAAAAGGTTACACTCCCCAACACCCTGCAAGTATGCAATTTTTAGCAAAAGTATCTTAAAAGCGCACTTAAAAGTCTTCTAAAATCCCCCACCATAGGACACAGAACGAATCGTCGGAGGTCACAATGCGGACCCGAACGAGTGGCCCTGGATAGCGGGACTCTTCAACAATGGACGCCAGTTTTGCGGTGGATCGCTGATCGATAGCATCCACATCCTGACAGCTGCCCATTGCGTTGCCCAGTAAGTGGAGCATGTCGCTTCTTAGAACCCAACTCTATTTACACTCCCTTCTTTACGCTTCGTCATTACAGTATGAGCTCCTACGACGTGGCACGTCTGTCAGTGAAGCTTGGCGATCATAATATCCGCTCCAACACGGAGGTACAGCACGTGGAACGACGCGTTAAGCGACTCGTCCGTCATCGCGGTTTCGACTCGAGAACGTTGGTAAGCCAAGGGCATCAGCTTGAAGATGATCTGCCTAAGAAGTGCCTAATACTGTtccctttcccccccccccccccccccccccagtaCAACGATGTGGCCGTCCTGACGATGGACCAAGCAGTACCGTTTACGAAGCAAGTGCGACCGATCTGCCTCCCGGCCGCGGACAGCACGAGAGCTTACAGTGGCCTCACGGCGACCGTTATCGGTTGGGGTAGTTTGAGAGAAAGTAGGTCTCATTTGGGGTGTGAtcttgtgtctttttttatctAATGATTGCTTCACGATCTTCACAATAGATGGACCCCAGCCAGCGATCCTGCAGGAGGTGAATCTACCGATCTGGACGAACAATGAGTGCCGCATCAAGTACGGGCCGGCCGCACCGGGTGGCATTATCGATACGATGCTTTGCGCTGGCCAGGCGGCGAAGGATTCGTGCAGTGTAAGTGTTCACGTGACTTCGAGCAGTCGATTCAGCTAGCGTTCTTCATTGATGGTTTTCATTTCTCCCCCAAAATAGGGTGACTCGGGTGGTCCACTGATGGTGAACGATGGCAAGTGGACGCAGGTCGGTGTCGTTTCGTGGGGCATCGGTTGCGGCAAGGGCCAGTATCCGGGTGTGTACACACGGGTGACCGCCTTCCTGCCGTGGATTaagaaaaacatcaacgaTGCATGAAGCGGTTCCCGGTTCCCCGGtgccacacactcacacacacaacaattgCCATTCACAAAAGTGCCCCTTTTTTCTCGACCCCACACTTAATCGCGCTTGAAAAGAAGCACTTTTTTTAAACGTAAATAAACAGTGACTGAATAAACTAAATGGTTCGGTTGGTTCTTTCTTCAATTCCGGAACAGTGTTTCGAGCGTACTCCGTTGCGttaattaatttactttagttagttcatttattttgCCTGCTTATGATTTCTTCTCTGCCTCCGCGTTCGATTGGAGTGAAACAGTTCGACTCTTGTTTGTCGCAAGCCCTCGGGGCTTGGTAGTATAGGATAGTGGTTGGTTCATTGTTTTGCGGTAAGGTCCTTCCTCCTATTGACttgtccttttttctctttgtttAATGCTGCGTGGGGTTTGCGTGTAGTTTGATTTGGGTGTGCGTGTATATTCGtattaattgttttaatgatGTTACTtccttttgtttcttcttctctttagTAAAAATGAACGTTCAAATATGGTTTACGgttttatatcatttttaaaAAACTGTTCATCTGCGAACCTGTAACTAACGTTCGACTGCCGAAGGCGTTGATATTCTTTTAGACaccgtgttttttgttgttttaacaaattttatgtttgctcTTGTTATTATGCgcactgctgttgctgatctACTTCTCTCTGCATGGATCACAACTGACGACTgtataatgtgtgtgtgtttttaaataatatttcctTTCTTCCTCAACTcatcacacaaaaacacacactgcgCACACTGTTTCTCACTCGCGGTTTGCTTCAACAGCCAGTGCAGCAAAAGGGATAGATAAAACCAACAGGTTAGAACACATACACCTGGACCTGTGCTTGAAGTGGGGGGAGAAAATATCACGTTCAAAGTAAATATATGTATACATAACAATACAGTGCGCATTGGTTTTAAAGTGGAAACCCCCCCTAAGCATACAATTGGCTCTCCGATCTCGAGCTTAAACCGTGCTAAAACCGTTTCGTTTAATACTTTGAGGCAAAACACGGTCATCAAACGGGATACACTAGTAGTATTAACTAAGCTTGCGGTGAACTAATTACTAATGCAGTGTATATGCGTTTTATAATATGTAAAAGGAAgtgatttaaagttttgcgCTCCCAGCCGAGCCGCCAAAACGCCAACGAGCGCGAGACTGTTTGACAGAAAAGgtaggaaataaataaataaaaccaaaaacaacgtGACGCACCGTACGCCGCagacacagacagacacacacacacagtttacGAGAGCTTCGAGTACGACGGTGGTGAGAACTTTTTGCGCAGGAATTTTAGAATGTACAGCGGAAGACAGGAGACGAGCGTGATGACCAGCACTTTCCACAGGAAATCCCACGACCAGATGAACTCCCAGTCTGAAAGGAAAGGAGAGGAGAGGTATTAGAAAAATTAGGCAAATGATCGTCCATCCCGAGGGGACTATACTAGTGGTGTGGcctctggagcgcacccacgactacGATCTGATTCCGGCAATATCGGAACCACTAGTTTCGCCCGGAGTCGgtgtcggagtcgtccggattcGGAGTTGTcgggagttgtccggagttgtctggagtcatctgaagttgtccagagtcgtccggagttgtccggaatcgtctagagtcatctggagtcagagtcgtccggagtcagagtcatccagagtcgtccggagtcagagtcatccagagtcgcccggagtcatgCTGAGTTGTTCACAGTCGTTCGTAGTTGTCCGGAGTTCTTCACAGTTGCCCGGTGTTgcccggagttgtccggagttgttcacagtcgtccggagccattcgaagtcttccggagtcatccgtagtcgtctagagtcgtccGAGGTCATCTGAAACATTGCACTGGCCATCTTtggccgactccggacaaaTTCGgataactccggacgacttcggaagactctggatgactccgtaCGATTACAgacgactccaggcgactccgAGCGGCTCTGGATGATTCCAGACGGCTCCGAGCGGCTCTGGATGATTCCAAACggctccggataatgctgggaCGGATTTACGAGGACGGACGGAGACCTCCATTCCGGATTTATGTCAACtctacccatcactagtctaTACTTACCGAAATATTCATGCAACACGGCAAGAGAGACTATGTAAAGCACAAGACTGAACAGTTCTGCTATGACCATCAATCTGGAACGGGAAAagatcgtttttgtttgtgttttaacaACCACAGCACGCCATTATCTTATCACCAACAACCTAACAAACACCGAACGATCGAACGACTTACTTGTGCCACGTGCGGATGGTTAGCGCAACCATTATCAGCTCCGTTAGAATGAGGGCCGAGAAGCTGATTGCCACGATATGAATAAATTCGTCCTCGAACAGAATCAGCGCACCGTACATGATCACACCGcctgtgggggggggggggggggagaaaaacacacatactatTAACGATCTTTGTCACACATTTAACCACGCCTCCATTACCTTGATAGATACTGATCAGCACCCACATGAAGAAGGTTTTGTAGCTCAGGCTGCGCCCCTTCGACAGCTCCTTGTACAGCTCCGGGTACGTGATCGCAATGTTCGCACTAATGTCCTGATCGAGCACGAGCGAAAACACCGGAAACATCGTGTAGAGCGTCGCGTACCCCACCATCAGAAAGCCCTGGTACAGTGCCACCGACGACAGATAGAAGACGGCCGAAAAGACGGCCTGCATGGTGGAGATGATCAGCCCCCGGTGGATGACGAACTGGGACAGTGCGGCCGACCGCTTGTACGATCGTCGCCCGTGCACGATCAGCAACCGTGCAATGTGCGAGAACTGCGGTATACTAAAGTCGCCCGCCAGCGACGCTTGCTTTCCTTCGCGCCCCTCAATGCCAATGCCGGCGTCGGCTTGCTGGATCATGCTCACATCGTTGCCACCGTCGCCCACTGCACAGGTGCGCTTTTTCGAGTACTTTTGAATCAGCGAGACGACCTGCGCTTTCTGGGTGGGGCTGCAGCGACAGCACACCACCGCCGGACAGGCCGTCGCCAGCTCCATAAACTCGGGCTGATAGTACTGCAGGCACACCTCGAGACTTTCGCCCGACACGACCAGCGCACAGTCCTGCTTCCGGCGGAACTGG
Proteins encoded:
- the LOC120955742 gene encoding transmembrane protease serine 9-like — translated: MPSVRVIFAVAVCLSATVVASVDESEPNAPDDTVVIEAAQPPPRQPRQVWLNAHVPHADWKQTLGDGSPCLTAKGHLGFCTSFRKCYPYFKVPDLSVWESWVLGNYDTCSYFNEQGRQAFGVCCTNPITPLPIDSNPVIEAAPGVMLPPPASTGLGSEPNKPPNKNNNYPSWPPPIPTHPPDHTPATHPPAFGGPPAPTTVSSVVDPAASEPTQRPTTTWPTRPRPPQVPNQPTPAPPAQPIGVWPPPVPTHPPLEISTLPPSSSGVVVSDPSNLGCGVKNGNPDTERIVGGHNADPNEWPWIAGLFNNGRQFCGGSLIDSIHILTAAHCVAHMSSYDVARLSVKLGDHNIRSNTEVQHVERRVKRLVRHRGFDSRTLYNDVAVLTMDQAVPFTKQVRPICLPAADSTRAYSGLTATVIGWGSLRENGPQPAILQEVNLPIWTNNECRIKYGPAAPGGIIDTMLCAGQAAKDSCSGDSGGPLMVNDGKWTQVGVVSWGIGCGKGQYPGVYTRVTAFLPWIKKNINDA